In a genomic window of Nostoc sp. UHCC 0870:
- a CDS encoding Imm30 family immunity protein, giving the protein MNQNDLLTILKNNCLMQTEEQVVQFENALAELAENPDEQYLSQYHLILNDQCEHPEVMFGLIHFLESFEVEKQIKALIEVVPQLMITAPEWTRIIHDRILNDESACQLYQNLLHSINLETPHFIYHLLEESVINKIESKEELLSIKRVSSI; this is encoded by the coding sequence ATGAATCAAAACGATTTACTGACCATCTTAAAAAATAACTGCTTGATGCAAACAGAAGAACAAGTTGTCCAATTTGAAAATGCTTTAGCTGAACTAGCTGAAAATCCTGATGAGCAGTATTTATCTCAATACCATTTAATTTTGAATGATCAATGCGAACACCCAGAAGTTATGTTTGGATTAATCCATTTTCTTGAATCTTTTGAGGTTGAAAAACAAATTAAAGCATTAATTGAGGTTGTCCCTCAATTAATGATTACTGCACCTGAATGGACGAGAATTATTCATGACCGCATTCTCAATGATGAATCAGCCTGTCAACTTTACCAAAATCTTTTGCATTCAATCAACTTAGAAACACCACATTTTATCTATCATTTGTTAGAAGAAAGTGTTATTAATAAAATAGAATCAAAAGAAGAGTTATTAAGTATAAAAAGGGTGTCCTCAATTTAG
- a CDS encoding type II toxin-antitoxin system VapC family toxin, producing the protein MAQLYILDTDHVSLLQNGNRIITKRISKKNPENLAVTVITLEEKMKGWLNEINKSNNEAFRVNSKLLWAYKGLADEINFFNNIQLLAFDNRAYEMYQSLVIQKLKRIGTQDLRIAAIAKSVNGIVVTRNWRDFENVPGLILEDWTIS; encoded by the coding sequence GTGGCTCAATTGTATATTTTAGATACAGATCACGTATCACTTCTCCAAAATGGAAACAGAATCATAACAAAGCGTATAAGCAAAAAAAATCCCGAAAATTTAGCTGTAACTGTAATTACATTAGAGGAAAAAATGAAAGGATGGTTGAATGAAATAAACAAGAGCAATAATGAGGCTTTTAGAGTAAACAGCAAATTGCTATGGGCTTACAAAGGCTTGGCAGATGAAATAAATTTTTTTAATAATATTCAATTATTGGCTTTTGATAATCGTGCTTACGAAATGTATCAATCTTTGGTTATTCAGAAGCTTAAACGAATAGGTACACAGGATTTACGTATTGCAGCGATCGCCAAATCTGTAAATGGAATTGTAGTCACCCGCAACTGGAGAGATTTTGAAAATGTCCCTGGGTTAATCCTAGAAGATTGGACTATATCTTGA
- a CDS encoding type II toxin-antitoxin system HicB family antitoxin, producing MNLVVKTSPSNTAPKLTYDVLIENQEDGTFKATLLGLPDCQALGNTETAAIETLIQSLQSRLETAKIITVEIPATEVVENPWLKFAGMHKDNPLFDEVIAYIEEERNALDSKMEETHAKFINEIDKELEKMGVNNADEIMKIFYLTQRNQAVNTNDTENNL from the coding sequence ATGAATTTAGTTGTAAAAACTTCTCCTAGCAATACTGCACCTAAGTTAACTTATGATGTCTTAATTGAAAACCAAGAAGATGGCACATTTAAAGCAACATTGCTAGGTTTACCAGATTGCCAAGCTTTAGGAAATACAGAAACAGCAGCGATAGAAACCCTCATTCAAAGTTTGCAAAGTCGCTTAGAGACTGCCAAAATTATAACTGTAGAAATTCCAGCAACTGAAGTTGTAGAAAATCCTTGGTTGAAATTTGCTGGAATGCACAAGGATAACCCTCTTTTTGATGAAGTAATTGCTTATATAGAAGAAGAACGGAATGCTCTTGATTCAAAAATGGAGGAAACTCATGCAAAATTTATTAATGAAATTGATAAAGAGCTTGAAAAAATGGGAGTCAACAATGCAGATGAAATCATGAAAATATTTTATTTAACGCAGCGTAATCAAGCAGTTAATACAAATGATACGGAGAATAATTTGTAG